The following are encoded in a window of Brevibacillus ruminantium genomic DNA:
- a CDS encoding YlxQ family RNA-binding protein, giving the protein MIPKAAQLLGLAMRARKVITGEELVVEAVRNGKAKLVLLAADASANTSKKVQDKCAFYGVPFVWATDRYELGRAIGKDGRVTVAVTDGKLAESIQRLLT; this is encoded by the coding sequence ATGATCCCCAAGGCAGCGCAATTGCTGGGATTGGCGATGCGGGCACGAAAGGTCATTACCGGAGAAGAACTGGTCGTTGAAGCCGTTCGTAACGGGAAAGCCAAACTCGTGCTGCTTGCGGCCGATGCCTCTGCCAATACATCAAAAAAAGTGCAAGACAAGTGTGCTTTTTATGGTGTGCCGTTCGTATGGGCGACAGACCGTTATGAACTTGGCCGTGCCATTGGAAAGGATGGTCGTGTGACGGTTGCCGTTACAGACGGGAAACTGGCAGAAAGTATACAGCGTCTGCTCACATAA
- the nusA gene encoding transcription termination factor NusA, producing MNADFIEALEAIEREKGISKDILIEAIEAALISGYKRNFNSAQNVRVDVNRHSGQVRVYARKTVVEEVLDPRLEISLEAAQEIDPNFRLDDIVEIEVTPRDFGRIAAQTAKQVVTQRIREAERGLIYSEFIEREDDIVTGIVQRMDQRNYYIDLGKAEAVMPITEKMPTDDLKSQDRVKAYIIKVEKTTKGPQIVVSRTHPGLLKRLFELEVPEIYDGVVEIKSVAREAGDRSKIAVHSVNPDVDPVGACVGPKGLRVQTIVNELKGEKIDIVRWSEDPSEYVANSLSPAKVLHVEVNAAEKVTRVIVPDYQLSLAIGKRGQNARLAAKLTGWKIDIKSESQAEQEGIDYPKAEEGFEGTE from the coding sequence ATGAACGCCGATTTTATCGAGGCATTGGAAGCCATTGAGAGAGAAAAGGGAATCTCCAAAGATATACTGATTGAGGCGATTGAAGCAGCCCTCATTTCAGGATACAAACGAAATTTTAACTCTGCCCAAAACGTACGGGTTGATGTAAACCGTCACTCTGGACAGGTACGGGTGTATGCACGCAAAACTGTTGTCGAGGAAGTGCTCGATCCCCGCTTGGAGATTTCCCTGGAAGCAGCACAGGAGATCGACCCCAATTTCCGCCTGGATGACATCGTCGAAATTGAGGTAACCCCGCGCGATTTTGGCCGCATTGCTGCTCAAACTGCGAAACAAGTGGTTACCCAACGAATCCGTGAAGCAGAACGCGGACTCATCTACAGTGAATTTATCGAGCGTGAGGATGATATCGTTACCGGTATCGTTCAGCGCATGGACCAGCGCAATTACTACATTGATCTGGGCAAAGCCGAAGCGGTCATGCCGATTACGGAAAAAATGCCGACGGATGATCTGAAGTCCCAGGATCGGGTCAAAGCATATATTATCAAAGTAGAAAAGACGACAAAAGGGCCGCAAATCGTAGTTTCTCGGACCCATCCAGGGCTGCTGAAACGCCTGTTTGAACTCGAAGTGCCGGAAATCTACGACGGTGTTGTTGAGATCAAGTCTGTTGCCCGTGAAGCGGGAGACCGTTCCAAGATCGCTGTACATTCGGTCAATCCCGATGTCGATCCCGTCGGTGCCTGTGTCGGTCCAAAAGGCCTGCGCGTTCAGACCATCGTCAACGAATTAAAAGGGGAAAAAATCGATATTGTCCGTTGGTCGGAGGACCCGTCCGAGTATGTAGCCAATTCACTGAGCCCGGCTAAAGTACTGCACGTTGAAGTAAATGCAGCTGAAAAGGTGACTCGTGTGATCGTCCCCGATTATCAGTTGTCTCTCGCAATCGGAAAACGCGGTCAAAACGCCCGACTCGCTGCCAAGTTGACCGGATGGAAAATCGATATCAAGAGTGAATCGCAAGCCGAACAGGAAGGCATCGACTACCCGAAGGCAGAGGAAGGCTTTGAAGGGACGGAGTAA
- a CDS encoding proline--tRNA ligase has protein sequence MLKQSQILIPTLREVPADAEIASHKLLLRAGMARQLASGIYTYLPLALRTLHKIQAIVREEMNRAGAQELLMPAMQPAELWHQTGRWDVYGPELVRLKDRHDRPFALGPTHEEVITSLVRDEINSYKKLPINLYQIQTKFRDEVRPRFGLIRSREFIMKDAYSFDTTQEGLDKNFQAMYDAYTSIFTRVGLHFRAVEADAGAIGGKGTYEFMALCDIGEDTIAYSENGDYAANLEKAEVVYKPAEKPQSEVPSLEKVHTPAVKTIEQLTQALQIEASRIIKSLVYRIDEKLVMVLVRGDHEINEVKLKNLFDAAFVGLASEQEILAAIGTPVGFVGPVGIDQEKLEIVADNFVQDVYDGVAGANETDYHLLHVQPGRDFTVSRFADLRNIMEGDECPRGGGVIKFARGVEVGHVFKLGTKYSTAMGATFLDENGRSQPMIMGCYGIGVSRTLAAVIEQNNDENGIIWPVSVAPFHVHVIPVNAKVEAQREASEQITAALQAAQIEVLYDDRPERAGVKFKDADLIGLPLRITVSDKAAEEGLVEVRVRRTGETHEVKLEELVSFVHALLGRVDSTGAELFRS, from the coding sequence GTGTTAAAGCAAAGTCAGATATTGATTCCTACTCTGCGGGAGGTTCCTGCGGATGCGGAAATAGCCAGTCATAAACTGCTGCTCCGTGCAGGTATGGCGCGCCAGCTGGCGTCCGGTATTTATACCTACCTGCCGCTGGCACTGCGAACGTTGCATAAAATCCAGGCGATTGTTCGTGAGGAAATGAATCGTGCGGGTGCTCAGGAGCTGCTCATGCCTGCCATGCAGCCTGCAGAATTATGGCATCAAACCGGCCGTTGGGATGTGTACGGTCCGGAATTGGTTCGCCTGAAAGACCGGCATGATCGGCCGTTTGCACTGGGTCCGACCCACGAAGAAGTGATCACCAGCTTGGTTCGTGATGAGATCAATTCTTACAAGAAACTGCCGATCAATCTGTATCAAATTCAGACGAAATTCCGTGATGAGGTACGTCCGCGCTTCGGCTTGATCCGTTCCCGTGAATTCATCATGAAGGATGCGTATTCCTTCGATACTACCCAAGAAGGTCTGGACAAGAATTTTCAGGCGATGTATGACGCCTATACCTCCATTTTCACCAGAGTAGGCCTTCACTTCCGCGCAGTCGAAGCGGATGCCGGAGCAATCGGTGGTAAAGGAACCTACGAGTTTATGGCTCTGTGCGACATCGGTGAAGATACGATTGCCTATTCGGAAAATGGCGATTATGCAGCCAATCTGGAAAAAGCAGAAGTGGTGTACAAGCCTGCCGAAAAACCACAAAGCGAAGTGCCATCGCTGGAGAAGGTGCACACGCCTGCAGTGAAAACCATCGAACAATTGACACAAGCGCTGCAGATCGAAGCGAGTCGCATCATCAAGAGCCTGGTCTATCGCATTGATGAGAAGCTGGTCATGGTGCTGGTACGCGGGGATCACGAGATCAACGAAGTCAAACTGAAAAATCTGTTTGATGCTGCTTTTGTCGGATTGGCTTCCGAGCAGGAGATTCTTGCTGCGATTGGTACTCCTGTCGGCTTTGTAGGCCCTGTCGGCATCGACCAGGAGAAACTGGAGATCGTGGCAGACAACTTTGTCCAGGATGTTTATGATGGAGTTGCCGGGGCCAATGAGACGGACTACCATCTGCTTCACGTTCAGCCAGGTCGTGACTTCACGGTTTCCCGCTTTGCAGACCTGCGCAATATCATGGAAGGCGACGAGTGCCCGCGCGGCGGCGGAGTGATCAAGTTTGCCCGCGGTGTAGAAGTGGGTCACGTCTTCAAGCTGGGAACGAAATACTCCACAGCGATGGGGGCAACCTTCCTCGACGAGAACGGACGCAGTCAGCCGATGATCATGGGCTGCTATGGAATCGGGGTTTCCCGGACACTGGCTGCCGTAATCGAGCAGAATAACGATGAAAACGGGATCATCTGGCCCGTTTCCGTGGCACCTTTCCACGTACACGTCATTCCAGTCAACGCAAAAGTGGAAGCACAGCGGGAAGCCAGTGAACAGATCACTGCGGCCCTGCAAGCTGCCCAGATCGAAGTGCTGTACGACGACAGACCAGAGCGTGCCGGTGTGAAATTCAAAGATGCCGATCTGATCGGTCTCCCGCTTCGCATCACGGTCTCAGACAAGGCTGCTGAAGAAGGTCTGGTCGAAGTTCGGGTGCGCCGTACAGGAGAAACGCATGAAGTGAAACTGGAAGAGTTGGTATCCTTCGTTCATGCATTGTTAGGCCGTGTTGACAGCACTGGTGCCGAGCTGTTCCGCTCCTGA
- the rimP gene encoding ribosome maturation factor RimP, whose protein sequence is MSKVTDIVTDLVTPILDELGLELVEIEYKKEGSNWFLRVFIDNETGSIDIDDCGLVSERLSQRLDEVDPIPSAYFLEVSSPGAERPLRKESDFRKAVGKHVHITTKEPIDGESTIEGELISFEDDKLTVKESKKTYVIARDQIDTARMAIVF, encoded by the coding sequence TTGAGCAAGGTAACAGACATCGTCACCGACCTGGTTACTCCCATTCTCGACGAGCTGGGTCTGGAACTGGTTGAGATCGAGTACAAAAAGGAAGGCAGCAACTGGTTTCTTCGCGTGTTCATCGATAATGAAACAGGAAGTATCGATATTGATGACTGCGGCCTTGTCAGCGAGCGTCTGAGCCAGCGGCTTGACGAAGTGGACCCGATCCCGTCGGCGTACTTCTTGGAAGTATCCTCACCGGGGGCAGAACGTCCGCTGCGAAAAGAAAGCGATTTTCGCAAAGCTGTTGGCAAGCACGTACATATCACGACGAAGGAACCGATCGATGGCGAAAGCACGATTGAGGGTGAACTGATTTCCTTTGAGGATGACAAGCTGACAGTGAAAGAATCTAAAAAAACATACGTCATTGCAAGGGACCAAATCGATACGGCCCGTATGGCAATTGTCTTTTAA
- the rnpM gene encoding RNase P modulator RnpM, translating to MKQKKIPLRKCIVCQGMFPKKELVRVVRTPQEEIIIDLTGKAAGRGAYVCRQESCLRPDAFASGKWKKVLERALNMTVTQEQYDAFREKWLEMMGQ from the coding sequence ATGAAACAAAAGAAAATCCCTTTACGAAAATGCATCGTGTGTCAAGGAATGTTTCCCAAAAAAGAACTGGTGCGCGTCGTCCGTACACCCCAAGAAGAGATTATCATTGATCTGACAGGGAAAGCGGCCGGGCGTGGAGCATATGTGTGCCGCCAGGAAAGCTGTCTGAGACCGGATGCATTTGCATCAGGTAAATGGAAAAAGGTGTTGGAGCGAGCTCTCAACATGACTGTCACCCAGGAACAGTACGATGCGTTTCGTGAAAAATGGCTGGAGATGATGGGACAATGA
- a CDS encoding PolC-type DNA polymerase III — protein sequence MNRLEEQKHRFSLLVKQMDLPTDWVERFFLGASIEKLELYRQNKEWVFHFMLPRLLPAEVYLAFTQRLKQTFSHLATVDARFRYQEQPLLPFAVEEYWDVILGSLEQSLNSLAVTLRTSRKQVDQQDVKVYLPTEMTVEVAKRKRADSEMATFFEKVTTCIPRFTFLAEESDEAYKAFVEQREEEERALVEVVMSAVQQEKENKGSEQAEAISTLMIGYEIKDAPIPINEIQDEERRIVIQGTVFNVEVKELRSGRHLLTFNVTDYTDSLTVKIFSRDKEDVKMLEVLKDGMWVKVRGSVQHDTFLRDLVMMANDINQIEQVIRKDTASEKRVELHCHTPMSALDAVASVKSLISTAAKWGHKAIAVTDHGVVQAFPEAYGIAKKNNIKCILGMEAYVVEDGVDIVYNLTPELDRLLNDQTEYVVFDTETTGLNAAEHTIIEIAAVKMRGLEIVDKWTELIDPQIEIGPKTTEITGITNEMLRGKETLDIVLRKFKEFAGDAILVAHNAEFDKNFINACAKRIGMEPWNNPFLDTLPLARMMYKGMRNYRLGTLAKRFNVELINAHRALDDTVALAHVFQYMLKDIRDAQLTRLSELNERSNAEVDYKSGRPFHATILVQNQTGLKNLYKLVSKSHVETFYRVPRIQRSQLVKYREGLLFGTACKDGELMQSILRGKSREELKEIASFYDYLELQPPQHYAPLLRNEEIPSLETMKSYHQMIVEIGQELGKPVVATGDVHFLNPQDNIFRDVFLLSQGSHDAGNQPPLYLMTTDEMLEAFSFLGEEMARQIVVTAPNELADSIEDVSPIPDKLYTPIIEGADDELRQMCYDKARRLYGDPLPELVESRLEKELTSIIKHGFGVIYLISQRLVTKSLTDGYLVGSRGSVGSSFVATMSDITEVNPLPPHYRCPECKHSEFITDGSIASGFDLPDKECPSCGHPLAKDGQDIPFETFLGFKGDKVPDIDLNFSGEYQPRAHKYTQELFGVDYVYRAGTIGTVAEKTAYGYVRKYADERGLTLRNAEIARMVNGCTGVKRTTGQHPGGIIVVPSYMEIEDFCPIQFPADDNESEWRTTHFDFHSIHDNLLKLDILGHDDPTVIRMLQDLTGLDPKMIPLDDKETMSIFSSTEALKVTPEQIGTNMGTLGIPEFGTKFVRQMLEDTKPTTFAELVQISGLSHGTDVWLNNAQDLIRSGTCRLPEVIGCRDDIMVYLIYKGLEPSRAFKIMESVRKGKGVPEEDQEEMRKNNVPDWYIQSCQKIKYMFPKAHATAYVMMAVRIAYFKVHYPLEFYATYFTVRADDFDIPLMVKGASAIRQKIEEIEAKGHEAQPKEKALLTVLEMALEMVERGFRFTNVDLYRSDATKFLIDGNSLIAPFNAMPGLGTNAAIGIVKAREEGEFLSKEDLLTRSRISKTVLEYLEEQGALQGLPESNQLSLF from the coding sequence GTGAATCGGTTGGAAGAACAAAAGCATCGCTTCTCACTGTTGGTTAAGCAGATGGACCTGCCAACTGATTGGGTGGAGCGTTTTTTTCTTGGCGCAAGTATTGAAAAACTAGAGCTATACCGACAAAACAAAGAATGGGTTTTTCATTTTATGCTTCCGCGATTGCTTCCGGCTGAAGTTTATCTGGCCTTCACACAGCGGTTGAAGCAAACGTTTTCCCACTTGGCAACGGTGGACGCACGTTTTCGTTATCAGGAGCAGCCCCTTTTGCCGTTTGCGGTGGAGGAATACTGGGATGTGATCCTCGGAAGCCTGGAACAGAGCCTCAATTCCTTGGCAGTCACGCTGCGTACTTCTCGCAAGCAAGTAGATCAGCAGGACGTAAAGGTTTACCTGCCGACCGAAATGACCGTGGAGGTAGCCAAGCGAAAACGTGCAGACAGCGAAATGGCGACTTTCTTCGAAAAGGTGACCACATGCATCCCTCGCTTTACCTTTTTGGCAGAAGAAAGTGATGAAGCGTACAAAGCTTTTGTCGAACAGCGAGAGGAAGAGGAGCGCGCCCTTGTTGAAGTCGTGATGAGTGCGGTCCAACAAGAGAAGGAGAACAAGGGCAGTGAGCAGGCGGAAGCGATTAGCACGCTGATGATCGGGTACGAGATCAAGGACGCGCCGATTCCCATTAACGAGATACAAGATGAGGAACGACGCATTGTCATCCAGGGGACTGTATTTAATGTAGAGGTCAAAGAGCTTCGCAGCGGCCGTCATCTGTTGACGTTTAACGTCACCGATTACACAGACTCGCTGACCGTCAAGATCTTCTCGAGAGACAAAGAAGACGTCAAAATGCTGGAAGTCCTCAAGGATGGCATGTGGGTAAAAGTACGGGGAAGTGTTCAGCACGATACCTTCCTCCGCGATCTGGTCATGATGGCCAATGACATCAATCAGATCGAGCAGGTCATTCGCAAGGACACTGCTTCTGAAAAAAGGGTAGAGCTGCATTGCCATACCCCGATGAGTGCGCTCGATGCCGTAGCTTCGGTTAAATCCTTGATTTCGACCGCTGCCAAATGGGGCCATAAGGCAATCGCTGTAACAGATCACGGTGTTGTGCAGGCTTTCCCGGAGGCGTACGGAATTGCCAAAAAGAACAACATCAAATGCATACTCGGGATGGAAGCGTATGTAGTCGAAGACGGCGTGGACATTGTGTACAATCTGACCCCGGAGCTGGACCGTTTGCTGAACGACCAGACCGAATACGTTGTGTTTGACACGGAAACAACCGGTCTGAACGCGGCAGAGCATACGATTATCGAGATCGCGGCGGTCAAAATGCGGGGCTTGGAGATTGTAGACAAATGGACCGAGCTGATCGACCCGCAAATCGAAATTGGGCCGAAAACGACAGAAATTACAGGGATTACCAATGAAATGCTGCGGGGCAAAGAGACCCTCGACATCGTGCTGCGCAAATTTAAGGAGTTTGCTGGAGACGCTATTCTGGTCGCACACAACGCCGAGTTTGACAAGAACTTTATTAACGCTTGTGCGAAGCGTATCGGCATGGAGCCATGGAACAACCCGTTTTTGGATACGCTGCCGCTGGCGCGGATGATGTACAAAGGGATGCGAAATTACCGCCTGGGTACCTTGGCCAAGCGCTTCAATGTTGAACTGATCAATGCTCACCGAGCGTTGGACGATACGGTGGCACTGGCGCATGTATTCCAGTACATGCTGAAGGATATTCGCGATGCACAGCTTACCCGTCTCTCCGAGCTGAACGAGCGGAGCAATGCAGAAGTCGATTACAAAAGCGGCCGTCCGTTTCACGCGACGATCTTAGTACAAAACCAGACAGGGCTGAAAAATCTGTACAAGCTGGTAAGCAAATCACATGTGGAGACCTTTTACCGAGTCCCGCGTATCCAGAGAAGCCAGCTGGTTAAATATCGGGAAGGCTTGCTTTTCGGTACTGCTTGCAAAGACGGCGAGCTGATGCAGTCCATTTTACGGGGGAAATCGAGAGAAGAGTTGAAAGAAATCGCCTCTTTCTACGATTATCTGGAGCTGCAGCCTCCCCAACACTACGCTCCTCTGCTGAGAAACGAGGAGATTCCCTCTCTGGAGACGATGAAATCGTACCATCAAATGATCGTGGAGATCGGTCAAGAGCTGGGAAAACCTGTCGTGGCAACAGGAGACGTTCATTTTCTCAATCCGCAGGACAACATTTTCCGCGATGTGTTTCTGCTCTCACAGGGGTCTCATGACGCCGGCAATCAGCCGCCGCTTTACCTGATGACAACTGATGAGATGCTGGAAGCATTTTCGTTTCTCGGAGAGGAGATGGCTCGCCAGATTGTCGTGACAGCACCCAATGAGCTAGCAGACAGTATTGAAGACGTTTCACCCATCCCCGATAAATTGTACACGCCGATCATTGAAGGGGCAGACGATGAGCTGCGGCAGATGTGCTATGACAAAGCCCGCCGGCTTTACGGAGATCCGCTACCGGAGCTGGTCGAGTCCAGATTGGAAAAAGAGTTGACCAGTATTATCAAACACGGCTTCGGGGTTATTTACCTCATCTCCCAGCGGCTCGTGACGAAATCACTCACCGATGGCTATCTCGTTGGCTCACGGGGGTCGGTAGGCTCCTCGTTTGTCGCGACGATGTCAGATATTACGGAAGTAAATCCTTTGCCGCCGCATTATCGCTGTCCCGAATGCAAGCACAGCGAATTTATCACTGACGGCTCGATTGCCTCCGGGTTCGATCTTCCCGACAAGGAATGCCCGTCATGCGGCCACCCGTTGGCCAAGGATGGACAAGATATCCCGTTTGAAACGTTCCTTGGCTTTAAGGGGGACAAGGTCCCTGATATTGACTTGAACTTCTCTGGGGAATACCAGCCTCGTGCCCACAAATACACCCAGGAGCTTTTCGGTGTCGATTATGTCTATCGTGCGGGAACCATTGGTACAGTTGCTGAAAAAACAGCCTACGGCTATGTGCGCAAATACGCCGATGAGCGCGGCTTGACGCTTCGCAATGCGGAAATCGCACGAATGGTAAACGGATGTACAGGAGTCAAGCGGACAACCGGACAACACCCGGGCGGTATCATTGTCGTGCCTTCCTACATGGAGATTGAAGATTTTTGTCCGATTCAGTTTCCTGCCGACGATAATGAATCCGAGTGGAGAACCACCCATTTTGACTTCCACTCCATCCATGACAATCTGCTGAAGCTCGACATTCTGGGACACGATGATCCGACAGTCATTCGGATGCTGCAGGATCTGACCGGGCTTGATCCCAAAATGATTCCGCTGGATGACAAAGAGACGATGTCCATTTTCAGTTCGACAGAGGCGCTCAAGGTTACGCCCGAGCAGATCGGTACCAATATGGGAACGTTGGGCATCCCGGAATTTGGTACGAAGTTTGTTCGACAAATGCTGGAGGATACCAAACCGACCACCTTCGCCGAGCTGGTTCAAATCTCCGGTCTTTCTCACGGAACAGACGTCTGGCTGAACAACGCACAGGATTTGATCCGCAGCGGCACCTGCCGACTGCCAGAAGTAATTGGTTGTCGTGACGATATCATGGTGTATCTGATTTACAAGGGGCTGGAGCCGTCCCGTGCTTTTAAAATCATGGAGTCCGTGCGGAAGGGTAAAGGTGTTCCCGAGGAAGACCAGGAAGAGATGCGCAAGAACAATGTGCCGGACTGGTACATACAATCCTGCCAAAAAATCAAGTACATGTTCCCGAAAGCCCACGCAACTGCCTATGTGATGATGGCAGTGCGGATTGCCTATTTCAAGGTCCACTATCCGCTGGAGTTCTACGCCACGTACTTCACGGTGCGTGCGGATGACTTTGACATTCCACTCATGGTCAAAGGCGCGTCGGCAATTCGGCAAAAGATCGAAGAAATCGAAGCCAAAGGCCATGAAGCGCAGCCAAAAGAAAAGGCGCTGCTCACCGTTTTGGAGATGGCCTTGGAAATGGTAGAGCGGGGCTTCCGATTTACCAACGTCGATTTATATCGATCCGACGCGACAAAATTTTTGATCGATGGAAACAGTTTAATTGCGCCGTTCAACGCAATGCCGGGGCTAGGGACGAACGCAGCCATCGGAATCGTCAAAGCTCGGGAAGAAGGGGAGTTTCTGTCCAAGGAAGATCTCCTGACCCGCTCTCGTATCTCCAAGACTGTCCTGGAGTATCTGGAAGAGCAAGGGGCGCTGCAAGGGCTGCCGGAGTCCAACCAGCTCTCCCTGTTTTGA
- the infB gene encoding translation initiation factor IF-2, translating to MKTRVYEYAKQHSMSSKEILNLLKRLDIEVANHMSIMDEQMVKKIEDHLAKLRSAGAKQEHPRSAGQREAQPMRKEEKKRDESKTQPARTGQSQQQQGQAQRRNERPGNPQGNRPGGQRSEQSRPHHGKNQGKNQERKPNDMRSQPAKPQDRKPVNQQEPSVNEKVDNRVGEDFDEKVNVPNKVNLEKREKIKKGPGQKKTFEDNKKNQPFKGGNRRQDNRRGGHRDHQPQRPVMEPPAKITFTESLTVGELAKKLRKEPAEIIKKLFNLGIMATINQDLDRDAIELICTEYNVEVEEKIVIDETNFETIEEVDNPADLMERPPVVTIMGHVDHGKTTLLDAIRSANVASGEAGGITQHIGAYQVEIKGKKITFLDTPGHAAFTTMRARGAQITDITILVVAADDGVKPQTVEAISHAKAAKVPIIVAVNKVDKPEANIDRIKQELTEYELVAEEWGGDTIFSPISAKQRQGIEELLEYILLVSEVQELKANPNKRARGTVVEAELDKGRGPVATVLVQHGMLKVGDPIVVGSAYGRVRAMVNDKGRRLKEAGPSTPVEITGLNDVPQAGDQFMVFEDEKKARTIGESRASKQRESERRANTRVSLDDLFQHIQEGDIKELNLIVKADVQGSVEALRGSLEKIDVNGTRVKIIHTGVGAITESDITLANASNAIVIGFNVRPEPNARSMAEQESIDIRLHRVIYTVIEEIEQALKGMLDPVFKEAIIGQAEIREVFKVSKVGNIAGCYVTEGKLTRDAGARLIREGVVIYEGKLDTLKRFKDDAKEVAAGYECGLTLERYNDIKVGDVIEAFVMEEVKQ from the coding sequence ATGAAGACACGAGTGTATGAATATGCGAAGCAGCACAGCATGAGCAGCAAGGAAATCCTCAATTTGCTAAAGAGATTAGATATAGAAGTAGCAAATCATATGAGTATCATGGACGAACAGATGGTCAAGAAAATAGAAGATCATCTGGCCAAATTGCGTTCAGCAGGCGCCAAGCAAGAGCATCCGCGTTCTGCTGGACAGAGGGAAGCACAACCTATGAGAAAAGAAGAAAAGAAACGGGATGAGTCCAAGACACAGCCAGCACGCACAGGGCAATCCCAACAGCAACAGGGGCAGGCTCAGCGCAGGAATGAGCGTCCCGGCAATCCGCAGGGCAATCGACCAGGAGGACAGCGGTCCGAACAGTCACGTCCGCATCACGGAAAAAATCAGGGGAAGAATCAGGAGAGAAAACCAAACGATATGAGAAGTCAACCAGCCAAGCCGCAAGATCGCAAACCAGTCAATCAGCAAGAGCCGTCGGTTAATGAAAAAGTGGATAATCGCGTGGGCGAGGATTTTGATGAAAAAGTAAATGTGCCCAACAAAGTCAACCTGGAAAAACGAGAGAAAATCAAAAAAGGTCCAGGTCAAAAGAAAACATTTGAGGACAACAAGAAAAACCAGCCGTTTAAAGGTGGAAACAGACGCCAGGACAATCGTCGCGGCGGACATCGTGATCACCAGCCACAGCGTCCAGTCATGGAACCGCCGGCAAAGATTACGTTTACAGAGTCTTTGACTGTAGGCGAACTGGCGAAAAAGCTTCGCAAGGAACCGGCGGAAATCATCAAAAAATTGTTTAATTTGGGCATCATGGCCACGATTAACCAAGACCTTGACCGCGATGCCATTGAATTGATCTGTACGGAATACAATGTAGAAGTAGAAGAAAAGATCGTCATCGACGAAACCAACTTCGAAACCATCGAAGAAGTGGACAATCCAGCTGATCTGATGGAACGTCCTCCTGTCGTAACGATCATGGGTCACGTAGACCACGGAAAAACCACACTTTTGGACGCGATTCGTTCTGCCAACGTTGCCTCCGGTGAAGCAGGCGGAATCACACAACATATTGGTGCGTATCAGGTTGAAATCAAAGGCAAGAAGATCACCTTCCTGGATACACCTGGTCACGCAGCGTTTACCACAATGCGTGCTCGTGGTGCACAGATTACGGACATCACCATTCTGGTCGTGGCCGCAGACGACGGCGTAAAGCCGCAAACGGTGGAAGCGATCAGCCATGCGAAGGCAGCCAAGGTTCCGATTATTGTCGCGGTCAACAAGGTGGATAAACCAGAAGCCAACATCGATCGGATCAAGCAAGAGTTGACCGAATACGAACTGGTCGCAGAGGAATGGGGCGGCGATACGATTTTCTCCCCGATTTCTGCAAAACAGCGTCAGGGTATCGAAGAGCTCCTGGAATACATTTTGCTGGTCTCCGAGGTACAGGAATTAAAAGCAAATCCGAACAAACGGGCACGTGGTACGGTTGTAGAGGCAGAGCTGGATAAAGGACGCGGTCCTGTCGCTACGGTTCTCGTACAGCACGGTATGCTCAAAGTAGGAGATCCGATTGTTGTCGGTTCCGCTTATGGACGTGTTCGGGCCATGGTCAATGACAAAGGGCGTCGACTGAAGGAAGCGGGTCCTTCCACGCCGGTGGAAATTACAGGTCTGAACGATGTGCCGCAGGCCGGCGATCAGTTTATGGTCTTTGAAGATGAGAAAAAAGCGCGTACCATCGGGGAATCCCGTGCATCGAAGCAGCGTGAATCCGAGCGTCGCGCCAATACTCGTGTCTCCCTGGACGATTTGTTCCAGCACATCCAGGAGGGCGACATCAAAGAGCTGAACTTGATCGTAAAAGCAGACGTTCAAGGGTCTGTGGAAGCACTTCGCGGTTCTTTGGAGAAGATTGACGTCAACGGAACACGCGTCAAAATTATCCACACAGGTGTCGGAGCGATCACCGAATCCGATATTACTCTGGCGAATGCATCCAATGCGATTGTGATCGGGTTTAACGTACGCCCTGAACCAAACGCTCGCAGCATGGCTGAGCAAGAAAGCATCGACATTCGTCTCCACCGTGTGATTTACACGGTCATCGAGGAAATTGAGCAAGCATTGAAAGGCATGCTCGACCCTGTATTCAAGGAAGCCATCATCGGTCAAGCCGAAATTCGCGAAGTATTTAAAGTCTCCAAAGTGGGCAATATCGCGGGTTGCTATGTAACCGAAGGCAAACTGACTCGTGATGCAGGCGCTCGTCTGATTCGCGAGGGCGTCGTGATCTATGAAGGAAAGCTGGATACGTTAAAGCGCTTTAAGGACGACGCCAAAGAAGTAGCAGCCGGCTACGAGTGCGGTCTTACCCTGGAACGCTACAATGACATCAAGGTCGGCGACGTGATCGAAGCCTTTGTCATGGAAGAAGTGAAGCAATAA